A genomic stretch from Ictalurus punctatus breed USDA103 chromosome 2, Coco_2.0, whole genome shotgun sequence includes:
- the prkg3 gene encoding cGMP-dependent protein kinase 1 isoform X2: MEVTLKELRQKLEKQCQLNRELQNEKEDLETRLKEKEKLVEELQSRLDGLDQLSQRYSNDRVEVRQSRAAVMAPEPIPDDMDISTTRVKKTASERAQIMKAMQKNDFLSRLDEEQINMMVELLTTLDRCPGDEIIKEGTEGDSLYIVAAGELRVTQAGRILRTLTSGDVFGELAILYNCKRTATVKAVTAVKLWCIERQIYRSIMAIKSKKKREQLMGFLKTARTFKSLRDGQLSSIIDSMEEVKFQENEVIVREGAEGDTFYIILKGEVEVTKKVNGQQKIIRKMKQGDHFGELALIRENLRTATCTALGSVTCFAIDKEAFEETIPIEILELHDDPDLLENTQTSKKQSLVSSLQLSDLIPVLYQEGRYQGSPVTLGLGGFGRVELVTTLYHGKYFALKKISKKLIVEKRQEEHVLFEKKLLLDIECDFIVRLHDTFKDSRYIYMVMEFCSGGEIWTKLKEVRRFEENITVFVAACVVEAYSYLHKKDIMYRDLKPENLMLDSRGYIKLVDFGFAKKLQRGQKTYSFCGTPEYMAPEIIQNQGHDFGADFWSLGVLVYELLVGSPPFSSSEPQSIYAKILDGVIKYPPYMGEAARSLISKLCRPRPGQRLGNTKNGIKDVRNHRWFNNMNWHKLRMKQISAPTVKLIRKGPCYINFDRFPFDKSLAEEDLSGWDRDF; this comes from the exons ATGGAGGTCACGCTGAAGGAACTCCGGCAGAAACTGGAGAAGCAATGCCAACTTAACCGGGAGCTGCAGAATGAAAAGGAGGACTTGG AGACCAGGttgaaggagaaggagaagctcGTGGAGGAGCTACAGAGTCGTTTGGATGGGctgg ATCAGTTGTCTCAGAGGTACAGCAATGACCGCGTGGAGGTCCGGCAGAGCCGAGCAGCAGTCATGGCTCCGGAGCCGATTCCAGACGACATGGACATCTCGACCACCAGGGTCAAAAAGACTGCCAG tgaaaGAGCTCAGATCATGAAGGCAATGCAGAAAAACGACTTCCTGAGTCGTCTGGATGAGGAGCAGATCAACATGATGGTGGAGCTCCTCACCACTCTGGACCGCTGTCCTGGTGATGAAATCATTAAAGAAGGCACCGAGGGTGACAGCTTATACATtgttgcag CTGGAGAACTCCGAGTTACCCAGGCAGGGCGTATTCTACGAACTTTGACCTCTGGAGACGTGTTCGGGGAGCTGGCCATCTTGTACAACTGCAAACGGACGGCGACGGTCAAAG CGGTCACGGCGGTTAAGCTATGGTGCATCgagagacagatatacagaaGCATCATGGCAATCAAGTCCAAGAAAAAACGAGAGCAGTTGATGGGCTTCTTAAAGAC agCTCGCACCTTCAAATCCCTGCGTGATGGACAGCTCTCCAGCATCATTGACTCCATGGAGGAG GTGAAGTTTCAGGAGAACGAGGTGATCGTGCGTGAAGGTGCCGAGGGAGACACGTTTTACATCATCCTCAAGGGAGAG GTCGAGGTGACGAAGAAAGTGAATGGGCAGCAGAAAATCATCCGGAAAATGAAACAAGGGGATCACTTCGGAGAACTGGCTCTTATACG TGAGAACTTGAGGACGGCTACCTGTACCGCTTTGGGATCGGTCACCTGCTTCGCCATCGATAAGGA GGCTTTTGAGGAGACAATCCCAATAGAAATCCTGGAGCTACATGATGA TCCAGATCTTCTGGAGAACACTCAGACTTCAAAGAAACAGAG CTTGGTGTCTTCTCTACAGCTGTCGGATCTGATCCCGGTCCTGTACCAGGAGGGACGCTACCAAGGAAGCCCCGTCACCTTGGGACTGGGGGGGTTCGGACGAGTGGAACTG GTAACCACGCTGTATCATGGGAAATACTTTGCCCTGAAAAAGATCAGCAAAAAGCTGATAGTCGAGAAGAGGCAAGAAGAGCATGTGCTGTTCGAGAAGAAGCTCCTGCTGGACATTGAGTGTGACTTCATTGTCAG GCTCCATGACACTTTTAAAGACTCCCGATACATCTACATGGTCATGGAGTTTTGCTCAGGGGGTGAGATCTGGACCAAGCTAAAAGAAGT ACGCCGTTTTGAAGAGAACATAACTGTGTTCGTAGCAGCATGTGTGGTCGAGGCTTACTCCTACCTCCATAAGAAAGACATCATGTACCGAGACCTGAAGCCAGAGAACCTCATGCTGGACTCCAGGGGATACATCAAACTA gtgGATTTTGGTTTTGCTAAGAAGCTCCAGCGAGGACAGAAGACATATTCCTTCTGTGGAACTCCAGAGTACATGGCTCCAGAGATCATTCAGAATCAAGGCCACGACTTTGGCGCTGATTTCTGGTCTCTGGGTGTTCTGGTTTATGAGCTTCTAGTAGGCAG CCCACCTTTTTCAAGCTCAGAGCCGCAGAGCATCTACGCTAAGATATTGGATGGTGTGATAAAGTATCCGCCGTACATGGGAGAGGCCGCCCGATCTCTCATTAGCAAACTGTGCAG ACCACGTCCAGGTCAAAGGTTAGGAAACACCAAAAATGGAATCAAAGACGTCCGTAATCACAG GTGGTTTAACAACATGAACTGGCACAAACTGAGGATGAAACAGATCAGCGCTCCTACAGTTAAACTCATCAGAAAG GGTCCCTGCTACATCAACTTCGACCGTTTCCCGTTCGATAAGAGCCTGGCCGAGGAGGATCTCTCCGGGTGGGATCGAGATTTCTAA
- the prkg3 gene encoding cGMP-dependent protein kinase 1 isoform X1, whose amino-acid sequence MISSCLRTSMEVTLKELRQKLEKQCQLNRELQNEKEDLETRLKEKEKLVEELQSRLDGLDQLSQRYSNDRVEVRQSRAAVMAPEPIPDDMDISTTRVKKTASERAQIMKAMQKNDFLSRLDEEQINMMVELLTTLDRCPGDEIIKEGTEGDSLYIVAAGELRVTQAGRILRTLTSGDVFGELAILYNCKRTATVKAVTAVKLWCIERQIYRSIMAIKSKKKREQLMGFLKTARTFKSLRDGQLSSIIDSMEEVKFQENEVIVREGAEGDTFYIILKGEVEVTKKVNGQQKIIRKMKQGDHFGELALIRENLRTATCTALGSVTCFAIDKEAFEETIPIEILELHDDPDLLENTQTSKKQSLVSSLQLSDLIPVLYQEGRYQGSPVTLGLGGFGRVELVTTLYHGKYFALKKISKKLIVEKRQEEHVLFEKKLLLDIECDFIVRLHDTFKDSRYIYMVMEFCSGGEIWTKLKEVRRFEENITVFVAACVVEAYSYLHKKDIMYRDLKPENLMLDSRGYIKLVDFGFAKKLQRGQKTYSFCGTPEYMAPEIIQNQGHDFGADFWSLGVLVYELLVGSPPFSSSEPQSIYAKILDGVIKYPPYMGEAARSLISKLCRPRPGQRLGNTKNGIKDVRNHRWFNNMNWHKLRMKQISAPTVKLIRKGPCYINFDRFPFDKSLAEEDLSGWDRDF is encoded by the exons ATGATTAGTTCATGTTTAA GGACGAGCATGGAGGTCACGCTGAAGGAACTCCGGCAGAAACTGGAGAAGCAATGCCAACTTAACCGGGAGCTGCAGAATGAAAAGGAGGACTTGG AGACCAGGttgaaggagaaggagaagctcGTGGAGGAGCTACAGAGTCGTTTGGATGGGctgg ATCAGTTGTCTCAGAGGTACAGCAATGACCGCGTGGAGGTCCGGCAGAGCCGAGCAGCAGTCATGGCTCCGGAGCCGATTCCAGACGACATGGACATCTCGACCACCAGGGTCAAAAAGACTGCCAG tgaaaGAGCTCAGATCATGAAGGCAATGCAGAAAAACGACTTCCTGAGTCGTCTGGATGAGGAGCAGATCAACATGATGGTGGAGCTCCTCACCACTCTGGACCGCTGTCCTGGTGATGAAATCATTAAAGAAGGCACCGAGGGTGACAGCTTATACATtgttgcag CTGGAGAACTCCGAGTTACCCAGGCAGGGCGTATTCTACGAACTTTGACCTCTGGAGACGTGTTCGGGGAGCTGGCCATCTTGTACAACTGCAAACGGACGGCGACGGTCAAAG CGGTCACGGCGGTTAAGCTATGGTGCATCgagagacagatatacagaaGCATCATGGCAATCAAGTCCAAGAAAAAACGAGAGCAGTTGATGGGCTTCTTAAAGAC agCTCGCACCTTCAAATCCCTGCGTGATGGACAGCTCTCCAGCATCATTGACTCCATGGAGGAG GTGAAGTTTCAGGAGAACGAGGTGATCGTGCGTGAAGGTGCCGAGGGAGACACGTTTTACATCATCCTCAAGGGAGAG GTCGAGGTGACGAAGAAAGTGAATGGGCAGCAGAAAATCATCCGGAAAATGAAACAAGGGGATCACTTCGGAGAACTGGCTCTTATACG TGAGAACTTGAGGACGGCTACCTGTACCGCTTTGGGATCGGTCACCTGCTTCGCCATCGATAAGGA GGCTTTTGAGGAGACAATCCCAATAGAAATCCTGGAGCTACATGATGA TCCAGATCTTCTGGAGAACACTCAGACTTCAAAGAAACAGAG CTTGGTGTCTTCTCTACAGCTGTCGGATCTGATCCCGGTCCTGTACCAGGAGGGACGCTACCAAGGAAGCCCCGTCACCTTGGGACTGGGGGGGTTCGGACGAGTGGAACTG GTAACCACGCTGTATCATGGGAAATACTTTGCCCTGAAAAAGATCAGCAAAAAGCTGATAGTCGAGAAGAGGCAAGAAGAGCATGTGCTGTTCGAGAAGAAGCTCCTGCTGGACATTGAGTGTGACTTCATTGTCAG GCTCCATGACACTTTTAAAGACTCCCGATACATCTACATGGTCATGGAGTTTTGCTCAGGGGGTGAGATCTGGACCAAGCTAAAAGAAGT ACGCCGTTTTGAAGAGAACATAACTGTGTTCGTAGCAGCATGTGTGGTCGAGGCTTACTCCTACCTCCATAAGAAAGACATCATGTACCGAGACCTGAAGCCAGAGAACCTCATGCTGGACTCCAGGGGATACATCAAACTA gtgGATTTTGGTTTTGCTAAGAAGCTCCAGCGAGGACAGAAGACATATTCCTTCTGTGGAACTCCAGAGTACATGGCTCCAGAGATCATTCAGAATCAAGGCCACGACTTTGGCGCTGATTTCTGGTCTCTGGGTGTTCTGGTTTATGAGCTTCTAGTAGGCAG CCCACCTTTTTCAAGCTCAGAGCCGCAGAGCATCTACGCTAAGATATTGGATGGTGTGATAAAGTATCCGCCGTACATGGGAGAGGCCGCCCGATCTCTCATTAGCAAACTGTGCAG ACCACGTCCAGGTCAAAGGTTAGGAAACACCAAAAATGGAATCAAAGACGTCCGTAATCACAG GTGGTTTAACAACATGAACTGGCACAAACTGAGGATGAAACAGATCAGCGCTCCTACAGTTAAACTCATCAGAAAG GGTCCCTGCTACATCAACTTCGACCGTTTCCCGTTCGATAAGAGCCTGGCCGAGGAGGATCTCTCCGGGTGGGATCGAGATTTCTAA
- the LOC108256891 gene encoding phospholipase ABHD3 isoform X2, which produces MHRFIKVPVLMCADGFRAFLHTHCPVVLERFCPTPWCWGGRVQTLVRVFIKSCPAVTYRNEIIRTGDGGQLSLDWADNLDSAKYPQSSSRPTVLILPGLTGNSRQTYVLHMVQQAVRHGYRCVVMNNRGFGGEELLTPLTFCAANTQDVETAVNHVKELYPQAPLLGAGVSLGGMLLLNYLSRKGRDSKMISGLTLSVSWNSFESSKSLEQPINKLLFNRHLTSNLRHTINRHRKILEKVIDIDHVLKARTIREFDERFTSVMFGYKSCIDYYQDASPCNKLPQIAVPVLCLNAADDPFSPKHAFPVTLAPRSPNVALLVTSHGGHIGFLEGLFPHGEGYMDRVFSQFVRAAFEHQEDLKEACSSDK; this is translated from the exons ATGCATCGTTTTATCAAG GTACCGGTGTTGATGTGTGCCGACGGATTCCGGGCGTTCTTGCACACACACTGCCCCGTTGTGTTGGAGCGGTTTTGCCCAACGCCGTGGTGCTGGGGCGGCCGAGTGCAGACGCTCGTGCGTGTCTTCATCAAGTCCTGCCCTGCTGTCACATATCGCAA CGAGATAATCAGGACAGGTGATGGCGGGCAGCTCTCTCTAGACTGGGCGGATAACCTGGATAGTGCAAAATACCCACAATCCTCGTCCCGGCCTACGGTGCTAATCCTGCCCGGGCTGACAGGAAACAGCAGGCAGACTTACGTCCTGCACATGGTCCAGCAAGCCGTACGACATGGatacag GTGTGTGGTGATGAATAACCGGGGTTTTGGAGGAGAAGAGTTGCTG ACTCCTCTCACATTCTGTGCTGCCAACACTCAGGACGTGGAGACAGCTGTCAATCATGTGAAAGAGCTCTACCCACAAGCCCCTCTGCTCGGAGCTGGGGTCTCTCTTGGGGG GATGCTGCTGTTGAATTATCTGTCGCGTAAAGGGCGTGACTCGAAGATGATCTCCGGTCTCACCCTGTCCGTGAGCTGGAACTCGTTCGAATCCTCCAAATCGCTGGAGCAGCCAATCAACAAGCTGCTGTTCAATCGCCATCTCACCAGTAACCTGCGCCACACCATCAACAG ACACAGAAAGATCCTGGAGAAGGTGATCGACATAGACCATGTATTAAAG GCACGTACGATTCGTGAGTTTGACGAGCGCTTCACATCTGTGATGTTTGGCTACAAATCGTGCATCGATTATTACCAGGACGCGAGTCCGTGTAACAAACTGCCCCAGATAGCTGTCCCTGTGCTGTGCCTCAACGCCGCAGATGATCCCTTCTCCCCAAAACACG CTTTCCCAGTAACTCTGGCTCCGCGCTCGCCAAACGTGGCTCTCTTGGTGACATCACACGGAGGGCACATCGGCTTCCTCGAAGGGCTTTTCCCGCACGGCGAAGGCTACATGGATCGAGTGTTCAGTCAGTTCGTCCGAGCTGCTTTCGAGCACCAGGAGGACCTGAAGGAGGCCTGCAGCAGCGACAAGTAG
- the LOC108256891 gene encoding phospholipase ABHD3 isoform X1, translating into MPLFHSDLWGVCVKYISSTPCTVVLGAVTASLLYLYGSSKAQVPVLMCADGFRAFLHTHCPVVLERFCPTPWCWGGRVQTLVRVFIKSCPAVTYRNEIIRTGDGGQLSLDWADNLDSAKYPQSSSRPTVLILPGLTGNSRQTYVLHMVQQAVRHGYRCVVMNNRGFGGEELLTPLTFCAANTQDVETAVNHVKELYPQAPLLGAGVSLGGMLLLNYLSRKGRDSKMISGLTLSVSWNSFESSKSLEQPINKLLFNRHLTSNLRHTINRHRKILEKVIDIDHVLKARTIREFDERFTSVMFGYKSCIDYYQDASPCNKLPQIAVPVLCLNAADDPFSPKHAFPVTLAPRSPNVALLVTSHGGHIGFLEGLFPHGEGYMDRVFSQFVRAAFEHQEDLKEACSSDK; encoded by the exons ATGCCGTTATTTCATTCCGACctgtggggagtgtgtgtgaagtaCATCAGCTCTACACCCTGTACTGTAGTTTTAGGAGCAGTTACAGCTTCACTTTTGTACCTCTATGGCAGCAGCAAGGCTCAG GTACCGGTGTTGATGTGTGCCGACGGATTCCGGGCGTTCTTGCACACACACTGCCCCGTTGTGTTGGAGCGGTTTTGCCCAACGCCGTGGTGCTGGGGCGGCCGAGTGCAGACGCTCGTGCGTGTCTTCATCAAGTCCTGCCCTGCTGTCACATATCGCAA CGAGATAATCAGGACAGGTGATGGCGGGCAGCTCTCTCTAGACTGGGCGGATAACCTGGATAGTGCAAAATACCCACAATCCTCGTCCCGGCCTACGGTGCTAATCCTGCCCGGGCTGACAGGAAACAGCAGGCAGACTTACGTCCTGCACATGGTCCAGCAAGCCGTACGACATGGatacag GTGTGTGGTGATGAATAACCGGGGTTTTGGAGGAGAAGAGTTGCTG ACTCCTCTCACATTCTGTGCTGCCAACACTCAGGACGTGGAGACAGCTGTCAATCATGTGAAAGAGCTCTACCCACAAGCCCCTCTGCTCGGAGCTGGGGTCTCTCTTGGGGG GATGCTGCTGTTGAATTATCTGTCGCGTAAAGGGCGTGACTCGAAGATGATCTCCGGTCTCACCCTGTCCGTGAGCTGGAACTCGTTCGAATCCTCCAAATCGCTGGAGCAGCCAATCAACAAGCTGCTGTTCAATCGCCATCTCACCAGTAACCTGCGCCACACCATCAACAG ACACAGAAAGATCCTGGAGAAGGTGATCGACATAGACCATGTATTAAAG GCACGTACGATTCGTGAGTTTGACGAGCGCTTCACATCTGTGATGTTTGGCTACAAATCGTGCATCGATTATTACCAGGACGCGAGTCCGTGTAACAAACTGCCCCAGATAGCTGTCCCTGTGCTGTGCCTCAACGCCGCAGATGATCCCTTCTCCCCAAAACACG CTTTCCCAGTAACTCTGGCTCCGCGCTCGCCAAACGTGGCTCTCTTGGTGACATCACACGGAGGGCACATCGGCTTCCTCGAAGGGCTTTTCCCGCACGGCGAAGGCTACATGGATCGAGTGTTCAGTCAGTTCGTCCGAGCTGCTTTCGAGCACCAGGAGGACCTGAAGGAGGCCTGCAGCAGCGACAAGTAG